A part of Caretta caretta isolate rCarCar2 chromosome 1, rCarCar1.hap1, whole genome shotgun sequence genomic DNA contains:
- the TSC22D1 gene encoding TSC22 domain family protein 1 isoform X1: MHQPDSAADISARKMAHPAMFPRRGSGGSCVTALNAPGTGAGSGALSTEDYPPPLLIQPPPPSLAASSSAGPQPPPPPPQSLNLLAQSQLQPQPLAQAGAQMKKKSGFQITSVTPAQISASMSSNNSIAEDTESYDDLDESHTEDLSSSEILDVSLSRATDLGEPERSSSEETLNNFQEAETPGAISPNQPHLPQQHTPLPHHPQQSVVINGNVHPHHGHHHHHLHHHHHGHHHPSHPGVGSTPASGGPPPSPSFRKLSTAGSSDNVITTAPVSAASSTGTPASALSNIRTMSTPGSVGVSPVTGTSTLSNVGGGSPSMTSSMLGNVNINLSNITSAANVHALSGASSNVNILSGVGNGTSASSNIINNVTNPTAGMAVGSSQQQPAAGTSRFRVVKLDSSSEPFKKGRWICTEFYDKENTVAVTEGVAVNKVVETIKQNPFEVTSERESTSGSSVSSNVSTLSHYTESVGSGEMGAPTLIQQQTFQGVGPQQMDFSSTGPQTIPASNIPQSISQSQLSQVQLPSQEVNYPQQKQGVQPSVQASLTAVTGVQPTPVNVVGVSSLGHQQPAIPSVAQQQLPYSQPSQPVQTLPVVPQQQLPYGQQQTLPTQMAPARVKPVNQSCVTGTIPDYIQHQQILQPPVPAVQSSSTGVGAGTPVAQAPSIQPSVQVHPAVAPAQPVAHAQTAKPSVGTSGPLVNIGQQGSVPAVVQQQPPVANQITPSVMQQSAAPPSSQVVQPVQTGIIQQGLQAGASSLPPQMVIASQNALSVQPQAQVETVVQGMTSQPLPAVSPIPSTSTVPAPSQASSNVPPGIPSAPVILGPSQNIAQASAVQNGNLVQSVSQPPLITTSISMPVAQNVPQQIPLTTTQFSAQSLTQSVVSQIEDGRRPTDPSLVGLPQAASGDGGGASAVSDGSGSNITSSASLFPLKVLPLTTHLVDGEDESSSGASVVAIDNKIEQAMDLVKSHLMYAVREEVEVLKEQIKELIEKNSQLEQENTLLKTLASPEQLAQFQAQLQTGSPPSSQTQGTTQQPAQPASQGSGPSA; the protein is encoded by the coding sequence ATGCACCAGCCTGACTCAGCCGCAGACATTAGTGCTAGGAAGATGGCGCACCCGGCAATGTTTCCTAGAAGGGGCAGCGGCGGCAGCTGCGTTACTGCGCTCAATGCACCAGGTACCGGCGCTGGTAGCGGTGCCCTCTCCACCGAGGATTATCCGCCGCCTCTGCTCATCCAGCCGCCGCCTCCGTCTCTTGCAGCATCTTCATCGGCGGGTCCACagcctccaccccctcctccacaaAGCCTGAACCTCCTCGCCCAGTCTCAACTCCAGCCACAGCCTCTTGCACAGGCTGGAGcccaaatgaaaaagaaaagtggCTTCCAAATTACCAGCGTGACCCCAGCTCAGATCTCTGCCAGTATGAGCTCTAACAACAGCATAGCGGAGGACACGGAAAGCTACGACGACCTGGATGAGTCCCACACTGAAGACCTGTCGTCTTCAGAAATTTTGGATGTTTCTTTATCCAGGGCCACCGACTTGGGTGAACCTGAACGGAGCTCCTCCGAAGAGACTTTAAATAACTTCCAAGAGGCTGAGACTCCTGGGGCTATCTCTCCAAACCAGCCTCACCTTCCTCAGCAGCATACCCCTTTGCCTCATCACCCACAGCAGAGTGTTGTGATCAATGGAAATGTTCACCCCCATCATggtcaccatcaccaccaccttcATCATCACCATCATGGGCATCATCATCCATCGCATCCTGGGGTGGGCAGTACACCAGCTTCTGGAGGACCACCCCCAAGTCCATCATTTAGAAAGCTGTCCACAGCTGGAAGCTCTGACAATGTTATCACAACTGCACCAGTTTCTGCTGCATCATCCACTGGTACACCTGCATCTGCCCTGTCTAATATTCGCACTATGAGTACTCCTGGCAGTGTAGGTGTAAGTCCTGTTACTGGAACTAGTACGTTAAGTAATGTGGGCGGGGGTAGTCCTAGTATGACAAGCAGCATGCTTGGTAACGTTAATATAAACTTAAGCAACATCACAAGTGCTGCTAATGTACATGCTTTGTCTGGAGCCAGCAGCAATGTGAATATCTTGAGTGGTGTTGGCAATGGTACGAGTGCTTCCTCTAATATCATTAATAATGTTACTAATCCAACTGCAGGAATGGCAGTAGGATCAAGTCAGCAGCAGCCTGCAGCTGGCACATCAAGGTTTAGAGTCGTAAAATTAGATTCTAGTTCTGAACCTTTTAAAAAAGGTAGATGGATATGCACTGAATTCTATGATAAAGAAAACACTGTAGCAGTTACAGAAGGAGTAGCAGTAAACAAGGTGGTAGAGACTATAAAACAAAATCCATTTGAAGTGACTTCTGAAAGGGAGAGCACCAGTGGGAGTTCTGTTAGCAGCAATGTAAGCACACTGAGTCACTACACAGAAAGTGTGGGAAGCGGGGAAATGGGAGCACCTACTTTGATACAACAGCAGACATTTCAAGGTGTGGGTCCACAGCAGATGGATTTTAGTAGTACTGGACCTCAGACTATTCCAGCATCCAATATACCGCAGAGTATTTCTCAGTCACAGCTTTCACAAGTACAATTGCCTTCTCAAGAAGTAAACTATCCACAGCAAAAGCAAGGAGTCCAGCCTTCAGTGCAGGCTAGTCTAACAGCTGTTACTGGTGTTCAGCCAACTCCAGTTAATGTGGTAGGTGTATCATCTTTAGGTCACCAACAACCTGCCATTCCAAGTGTGGCTCAACAGCAGCTACCATATTCTCAACCCTCACAGCCTGTGCAAACTTTGCCTGTTGTACCACAACAGCAGTTACCGTATGGACAACAACAGACACTTCCTACGCAGATGGCCCCAGCACGAGTTAAACCAGTGAATCAGAGTTGCGTGACCGGGACCATACCGGACTACATACAACATCAGCAGATACTTCAACCTCCAGTGCCTGCTGTGCAATCCAGCTCTACAGGAGTAGGAGCAGGAACACCTGTTGCTCAGGCACCAAGCATCCAACCTTCTGTACAAGTACACCCTGCTGtggcaccagctcagcctgttgcaCATGCTCAGACAGCAAAGCCATCTGTAGGTACTAGTGGTCCACTTGTTAACATTGGACAACAAGGAAGTGTACCTGCtgtggtgcagcagcagccacctgTTGCAAACCAAATTACACCTTCAGTTATGCAGCAAAGTGCTGCTCCTCCGTCTTCACAAGTGGTGCAGCCTGTTCAGACTGGGATAATTCAGCAGGGGCTACAAGCTGGTGCTTCAAGCCTTCCTCCGCAAATGGTCATTGCTTCACAAAATGCTTTATCTGTACAACCCCAGGCACAAGTAGAAACTGTAGTTCAAGGAATGACCAGCCAACCATTGCCTGCAGTTAGCCCTATACCTTCTACTAGTACTGTTCCTGCACCAAGTCAAGCTAGTTCAAATGTACCTCCTGGTATACCTTCTGCTCCTGTAATTTTGGGTCCATCACAGAACATAGCACAAGCTTCAGCTGTGCAAAATGGGAATTTGGTTCAAAGTGTTAGTCAGCCTCCCTTGATAACAACTAGTATAAGTATGCCAGTGGCACAGAATGTGCCACAACAGATACCGCTCACCACTACCCAGTTCTCTGCACAATCACTAACTCAGTCAGTTGTAAGCCAAATCGAAGATGGGAGGCGCCCTACAGATCCTTCCTTAGTTGGTTTACCTCAAGCTGCCAGTGGTGACGGTGGTGGAGCATCGGCTGTTTCAGATGGGAGTGGCAGCAACATAAcctcctctgcttccctttttCCACTGAAGGTACTGCCATTGACAACCCATCTTGTTGATGGTGAGGATGAGAG